Proteins found in one Triticum aestivum cultivar Chinese Spring chromosome 4D, IWGSC CS RefSeq v2.1, whole genome shotgun sequence genomic segment:
- the LOC123096962 gene encoding zinc finger protein ZAT12-like — protein MAHGKRSRQQAETTSVSLMDLDGGDMARILMIFSGHHNTHGHHDVAGPASPERVFECKTCNRRFPSFQALGEHQASHKKPRLADGEPPKPKVHGCSMLALILTCRTWLS, from the coding sequence ATGGCCCATGGGAAGAGGTCTAGGCAACAGGCCGAAACAACCTCCGTCAGCCTCATGGACCTGGACGGCGGCGACATGGCGCGCATCCTCATGATCTTCTCCGGCCACCACAACACCCACGGTCACCACGACGTTGCCGGGCCTGCGTCGCCGGAGAGGGTGTTCGAGTGCAAGACCTGTAACCGGCGCTTCCCGTCCTTCCAGGCGCTCGGCGAGCACCAGGCCAGCCACAAGAAGCCGCGACTGGCTGACGGTGAGCCGCCCAAGCCCAAGGTGCACGGCTGCTCTATGTTAGCCTTAATCTTGACTTGCAGGACGTGGCTAAGCTGA